The Leishmania donovani BPK282A1 complete genome, chromosome 23 genome contains a region encoding:
- a CDS encoding vacuolar proton translocating ATPase subunit A, putative, translating into MPREACSGLWRSEDMVVLSLHMQREVAHDAVLKLGEIGQFQFEDLNRDVSAFQRDFVQEVRRCDDMERKLRFLQEEIEKAGVTTIVDGGAEGETMSSLEHKIDEVYSEVVELNEQYQALIEERNRSKEHLEILSRDFGGSTGDGVLMVTGVIPKERIPLFERLVYRSTRGNSIMRTDNIDKPFYNINANEPVYKSVFAVYFSAPRLRERLIKIAEANAATVYSYADSEQQLTRMHASLQQQVDTITQTLNQSAYRQRQVLLGIAAACYEWRRAVVTEKAVFSTMNMLKFSGSTAIARGWAPVRSCEDIRTAIAEAEYLSGAQVATIIEELNTQETPPSYFKTNKITGSFQSIVDSYGMARYKEANPGVFTIITFPYLFGVMYGDVGHGIILTLFAAFLVFKEKSLEGQPLNEIFAMIFGGRYLLLLMGFFAVYMGLLYNDMFGFSIEIFASGYRWPQLPPEGPDGIVYPSFPTGRPSVKPESPVIFGIDSAWSETENKLEFYNSIKMKCSVIIGVAQMMAGVFISLTNYIYFNDSVKVWFRFVPEVVFLSCTFGYMCVLIIVKWLTTWENTHDAPSLLETMTNFFLAPGTITLPLFSGQAALQVMLLLVSLACVPCMLCVIPYVEKKEHDHKMQERAAHPPEDGEEEEEDDFQFSEIIIHQIIHTIEYVLGCVSNTASYLRLWALSLAHSQLSEVFWSFAFLLTVDYDSGTGICIFFGFAVWMAATIGVLLGMESLSAFLHALRLHWVEFNNKFYAADGHAFEPFDLAESLSKLR; encoded by the coding sequence TTCCAGCGCGACTTTGTGCAGGAagtgcgccgctgcgacgacaTGGAGCGCAAGCTGCGCTTTCTGCAAGAGGAAATCGAAAAGGCCGGTGTGACCACCAtcgtggacggcggcgcggagggGGAGACGATGTCGTCGCTTGAGCACAAAATCGACGAGGTGTACTCTGAGGTGGTGGAGCTCAATGAGCAGTACCAGGCCCTCATCGAGGAGCGCAATCGGTCCAAGGAGCACCTCGAGATTCTCTCGCGCGACTTTGGCGGTTCAACCGGCGATGGGGTGTTGATGGTGACCGGCGTCATTCCGAAGGAGCGCATTCCGCTCTTCGAGCGCCTTGTGTACCGTTCCACACGCGGCAACTCTATCATGCGCACGGACAATATCGATAAGCCCTTCTACAACATAAACGCGAACGAGCCTGTGTACAAAAGCGTGTTTGCCGTGTACTTTTCGGCCCCGCGGTTGCGCGAGAGGCTTATCAAGATTGCCGAGGCGAACGCGGCGACCGTATACAGCTACGCCGACtctgagcagcagctgaccCGCATGCACGCctccctgcagcagcaggtggacACGATCACCCAGACCCTCAACCAGTCAGCCTaccgccagcggcaggtgCTGCTTGGCATTGCGGCTGCCTGCTACGAGTGGCGCCGCGCTGTGGTGACGGAAAAGGCGGTCTTCTCGACCATGAACATGCTGAAGTTCTCGGGGTCGACCGCGATCGCGCGAGGGTGGGCGCCGGTGCGCTCGTGCGAGGACATCCGCACGGCGATCGCCGAGGCTGAGTACCTGAGCGGGGCGCAGGTGGCGACGATTATTGAGGAGCTGAACACGCAggagacgccgccgtcgtacTTCAAGACCAACAAGATCACGGGTTCCTTCCAAAGCATCGTGGACAGCTACGGTATGGCCCGCTACAAGGAGGCGAACCCCGGCGTATTCACGATCATCACCTTCCCTTATCTCTTCGGTGTCATGTACGGCGACGTCGGCCACGGGATCATCCTCACCCTCTTTGCCGCTTTCCTAGTCTTCAAGGAGAAGAGCTTGGAGGGGCAGCCTTTGAACGAGATCTTCGCCATGATCTTCGGCGGCCGCTACTTGCTGTTGCTCATGGGCTTCTTCGCTGTGTACATGGGGCTCCTGTACAACGACATGTTTGGCTTCTCCATCGAAATCTTCGCCTCGGGCTACCGCtggccgcagctgccaccgGAGGGCCCAGACGGGATCGTGTACCCGTCCTTCCCCACAGGCCGCCCCAGCGTCAAGCCGGAATCGCCGGTCATCTTTGGCATCGACTCCGCCTGGTCGGAGACGGAGAACAAGCTGGAATTCTACAACTCCATCAAGATGAAGTGCTCCGTCATTATTGGTGTGGCGCAGATGATGGCTGGCGTGTTCATTTCTCTGACGAACTACATCTACTTCAACGACAGCGTCAAGGTGTGGTTCCGCTTCGTTCCGGAGGTGGTGTTTCTGTCGTGCACCTTTGGATACATGTGTGTCCTCATCATTGTGAAGTGGCTGACCACCTGGGAGAACACGCACGATGccccgtcgctgctggagacGATGACGAACTTCTTCCTGGCACCGGGAACCATCACCCTTCCGCTCTTCTCTGGCCAGGCTGCCCTGCAGGTGATGCTTCTGCTGGTGTCCTTGGCCTGCGTTCCATGCATGCTGTGCGTCATCCCGTATGTGGAGAAGAAAGAGCACGACCACAAGATGCAAGAACGGGCTGCCCACCCGCCtgaggacggcgaggaggaagaggaggacgactTCCAGTTCAGCGAGATCATCATCCACCAGATCATTCACACGATCGAGTACGTGCTCGGCTGCGTGTCGAACACCGCCTCGTACCTACGTCTGTGGGCCCTGTCCCTCGCCCACTCGCAGCTGTCGGAGGTGTTCTGGAGCTTCGCCTTCCTCCTCACGGTCGACTacgacagcggcaccggAATCTGCATCTTCTTTGGCTTCGCCGTGtggatggcggcgacgatcggcgtgctgctcggcatgGAGTCCCTGTCCGCCTtcctgcacgcgctgcgtCTTCATTGGGTGGAGTTCAACAACAAGTTCTACGCCGCTGACGGCCACGCGTTCGAGCCGTTCGACCTCGCGGAGTCGCTGAGCAAGCTGCGATAA
- a CDS encoding protoheme IX farnesyltransferase, putative has product MLTDFFWRSTSYESTTVLLRALSSLFAARVCRFRQPKSCRTIKAVERTMLHITAARHAQLFRLTQRRLQSGTFTACPYHQAKEGSATVMAQGAMEHCPVVGTTPHMGCPVEASLCDRRPPTMLAMVSQMGKSQLSAYVAATALAGYVIAGGTAPLVAAAVTTGTMLQSCSANTANQIIEAPYDKLMKRTCRRPLPMKFLSPQAATAISGMELTLGTGLLYCVSPPAAALGVFNWFLYVCIYTPLKRVSALNTWFGSIVGGVPPLMGGFAVAGIITPPVWLLATFLFVWQIPHFNGLAFHCRRDYEAAGYKMLAFYNPWRASFYAVALSVMMAFLTLVCPTLAGMEVEGVWYYSVTAAANALMIYKSLLFHNEPVRHCRGCFVFSYVYLSVVLAAIMLNHIQPMHLAQRAIDYVAAEATEASATSSAVVSTAET; this is encoded by the coding sequence ATGCTCACAGATTTCTTCTGGCGGAGCACCTCATACGAATCCACCACCGTCTTGCTGCGCGCTCTTTCCTCGCTCTTcgccgcgcgtgtgtgccgcttcCGTCAGCCAAAATCCTGCCGCACCATCAAAGCAGTGGAAAGGACAATGTTGCACATCACGGCGGCTCGACACGCGCAGCTCTTCAGGCTGACGCAGCGCAGGTTGCAGTCCGGCACCTTCACGGCGTGCCCGTACCATCAGGCCAAGGAGGGATCTGCCACGGTCATGGCGCAAGGGGCAATGGAGCACTGCCCCGTGGTGGGCACAACGCCGCACATGGGTTGCCCCGTGGAGGCGAGTCTGTGCGACCGCCGGCCGCCGACCATGTTGGCAATGGTGTCGCAGATGGGCAAGTCGCAGCTCTCCGCCTACGTGGCTGCCACGGCGTTGGCGGGATACGTGATTGCCGGTGGCACCGCTCCCTTagtcgcggctgccgtcacTACCGGCACAATGTTGCAGTCCTGCTCCGCCAACACGGCGAACCAGATCATCGAGGCACCGTATGATAAGTTAATGAAGCGCACCTGCCGTCGACCTCTCCCGATGAAGTTCCTCTCACCCCAGGCAGCTACGGCCATCTCCGGCATGGAGCTGACCCTCGGCACTGGGCTGCTGTACTGCGTCAgcccaccggcggcggccttggGCGTCTTCAACTGGTTCTTGTACGTCTGCATTTACACCCCGCTGAAGCGCGTCTCCGCCCTCAACACGTGGTTCGGCTCTATCGTAGGAGGCGTGCCCCCGCTCATGGGAGGCTTTGCCGTCGCCGGTATCATCACGCCGCCGGTGTGGCTGCTGGCGACGTTCCTGTTTGTGTGGCAAATTCCGCACTTCAACGGGCTCGCCTTCCACTGCCGGCGCGACTACGAGGCGGCCGGCTACAAGATGCTAGCCTTCTACAATCCCTGGCGCGCGTCCTTCTACGCTGTTGCCCTCTCCGTTATGATGGCCTTCCTCACTCTCGTCTGCCCGACGCTCGCCGGcatggaggtggagggggtgtggTACTACTCGgtgacggccgccgccaacgcgcTCATGATCTACAAGTCGCTCCTCTTTCACAACGAGCCggtgcgccactgccgcggctgcttcgtCTTCTCGTATGTGTACCTCAGCGTGGTCCTCGCGGCGATCATGCTAAACCACATTCAGCCGAtgcacctcgcgcagcgcgccaTAGACTATGTGGCTGCGGAGGCAACCGAGGCGTCTGCAACGTCGTCGGCGGTAGTGTCCACCGCCGAGACGTAG